Proteins encoded together in one Pseudomonas arsenicoxydans window:
- a CDS encoding GNAT family N-acetyltransferase — MDAPLNICQATPADASIISRIVERSIRVGCALDHRNDPRTVAAWTHNKTTEHIRSWLTDQRLYLNIALLQDKPVGVAMAAINDKVAFCYVQPEWFRRGAGEALVRDLEGWLIERGARQARLNSTRTSEAFYLHLGYRPCADTFAVAGLHAIPMHKTLVPRLYTQPQNILT; from the coding sequence ATGGATGCACCCCTGAATATCTGTCAGGCAACCCCCGCCGACGCCAGCATTATCAGCCGGATCGTCGAGCGTTCCATTCGCGTCGGTTGCGCGCTCGACCACCGCAACGACCCGCGAACCGTTGCCGCCTGGACCCACAACAAAACCACCGAGCACATACGGTCCTGGCTGACGGATCAACGGCTTTACCTGAACATCGCCCTGTTGCAGGACAAGCCGGTGGGGGTCGCGATGGCGGCGATCAACGACAAAGTTGCGTTCTGCTACGTGCAGCCTGAATGGTTTCGTCGTGGTGCTGGTGAGGCGCTGGTACGCGACCTCGAAGGCTGGTTGATCGAGCGGGGCGCGCGTCAGGCTAGGCTCAACAGCACTCGGACAAGCGAGGCTTTTTATCTGCATTTGGGTTATCGACCCTGCGCCGACACCTTCGCCGTGGCAGGTCTTCATGCCATTCCGATGCACAAGACATTGGTGCCCCGTTTATATACCCAACCCCAAAATATTCTTACGTGA
- a CDS encoding ATP-binding protein gives MMSLRLRLSLTLGAAFALIWALAAAWMLSDLRNQMMFSLDQRLVASARMVAGLMEQLPPLPTKGEGTHFSAEQLNIPGGMACQVSSLRGEILARSHSEPQQTLEAEKLGFHDQMIDGAPWRSFTLSRGDLRITTADRQIEREALNMSILLAASVPVGVALLGCLCLLWLGIGQGLAPLNRMRDALMRRSADSLEPLQIQPLPSELQPLLDTQNQLFQRIGKTIERERRLTGDAAHELRSPLTAIKTHLQVARMTDGAARDQSLARAEEGADRMHRTLEQLLLLARVEGSLSFDDGVQCSAEQVAKLAIQDAASGDRQRIKFQTPAKFSVAPVQMPAVLSIAALRNLLDNALRHTPGEGPVELTLETTGNRVRFLVRDHGPGIAEDDLQHLTQRFWRNGQSTGCGLGLAIVQAIVQRCGCTLHFDSRPDGLRVELTMPLQPL, from the coding sequence GTGATGAGCCTGCGTTTGCGCTTGAGCCTGACGCTCGGCGCCGCCTTTGCGTTGATCTGGGCCTTGGCGGCAGCCTGGATGCTCAGCGACTTGCGCAATCAGATGATGTTTTCCCTCGATCAGCGGCTGGTGGCGTCGGCGCGTATGGTCGCCGGCCTGATGGAGCAATTGCCGCCGCTGCCGACCAAGGGCGAGGGTACGCATTTCAGCGCCGAACAATTGAACATCCCCGGTGGCATGGCCTGCCAGGTCAGTTCCTTGCGTGGCGAAATCCTCGCCCGCAGTCACAGCGAGCCGCAACAAACACTGGAAGCCGAGAAACTGGGCTTCCACGATCAGATGATCGATGGCGCGCCGTGGCGCAGTTTCACCCTGTCGCGCGGTGATCTGCGCATCACCACCGCCGACCGGCAGATTGAGCGTGAAGCTCTAAACATGTCGATCCTGCTGGCCGCGTCGGTGCCGGTAGGCGTCGCATTGCTCGGCTGCCTGTGCCTGCTCTGGCTCGGAATCGGCCAAGGGCTGGCGCCGCTCAACCGGATGCGTGATGCGTTGATGCGGCGCAGCGCCGACTCCCTTGAACCGCTGCAAATCCAGCCGCTGCCCAGCGAGCTGCAACCGCTGTTGGACACCCAGAATCAACTGTTCCAGCGCATCGGCAAGACAATCGAACGCGAGCGACGCCTGACGGGTGACGCGGCGCATGAATTGCGCAGCCCGCTGACCGCGATCAAGACTCACCTGCAAGTGGCACGCATGACCGACGGCGCCGCGCGGGATCAGTCCCTGGCCCGGGCTGAAGAAGGCGCCGACCGCATGCACCGCACCCTGGAACAACTGCTGTTGCTGGCGCGTGTCGAAGGCAGTTTGTCGTTCGATGACGGTGTGCAATGCAGCGCCGAGCAAGTGGCGAAACTGGCGATTCAGGATGCGGCCAGTGGCGATCGTCAGCGGATCAAGTTCCAAACGCCGGCGAAGTTCTCCGTTGCACCGGTGCAAATGCCGGCCGTGTTGTCGATTGCGGCGTTGCGCAACCTGCTGGACAACGCCCTGCGCCATACTCCGGGTGAAGGGCCGGTTGAGCTGACCCTGGAGACCACCGGTAATCGAGTTCGCTTTCTGGTCCGCGATCACGGCCCGGGCATTGCCGAAGACGACCTGCAACACCTGACCCAGCGATTCTGGCGCAATGGCCAGAGCACCGGCTGCGGCCTGGGGCTGGCAATTGTCCAGGCGATCGTTCAGCGCTGTGGCTGCACGTTGCACTTCGACAGCCGACCGGACGGGTTGCGCGTTGAACTGACCATGCCATTACAACCGCTCTAA
- a CDS encoding response regulator — MHVLVCEDDELIASGIVAGLTAQGLTVEHVATASAARAMLKVAEFDVMVLDLGLPDEDGLKLLQQLRHQGLEIPVLILTARDSVTDRVDGLQAGADDYLLKPFDLRELAARLHTLLRRVAGRSVNLIEHGRLTYDPSSRETMLGGQPVDLSRREQSLLQALLHNRGRVLSTEQLKDSVYGFNDELESNALNVHIHHLRRKLGNGIVETVRGLGYRLGPADGGEELKK, encoded by the coding sequence ATGCACGTACTGGTTTGCGAAGACGATGAGCTGATTGCTAGCGGCATTGTCGCAGGGCTCACCGCCCAGGGTCTGACCGTGGAGCATGTCGCCACGGCGTCCGCTGCGCGGGCGATGCTCAAGGTCGCCGAGTTCGACGTAATGGTGCTCGACCTTGGCTTGCCTGATGAAGACGGTCTGAAGCTATTACAGCAGTTACGCCATCAAGGTCTGGAAATCCCCGTGCTGATTCTGACGGCCCGGGACTCGGTCACTGACCGTGTCGACGGCTTGCAGGCCGGCGCCGACGATTACCTGCTCAAGCCATTCGACCTGCGCGAACTGGCCGCGCGCCTGCACACGCTGCTGCGGCGAGTGGCGGGGCGCAGCGTCAACTTGATCGAACATGGCCGTTTGACCTACGACCCGAGCAGCCGCGAAACCATGCTGGGCGGTCAGCCGGTGGACTTGTCCCGTCGTGAGCAGTCGCTGTTGCAGGCCTTGTTGCATAACCGTGGTCGGGTGCTGTCGACCGAGCAACTGAAAGACAGCGTTTATGGTTTTAACGATGAGCTGGAAAGCAACGCCCTCAACGTGCATATCCATCACCTGCGGCGCAAGCTCGGCAATGGCATTGTCGAGACAGTGCGCGGCCTGGGCTATCGCCTGGGGCCGGCCGATGGCGGAGAGGAATTGAAAAAGTGA
- a CDS encoding tetratricopeptide repeat protein — protein MYTHPDALTMLFGFLENLTLLIKSVQQQQEIAKKRGMELYNLGEFTHAEAYLKVPACAGDATAQFALGEVFRRQDKAVSEEAKKWYRLAAAQDHVYALMRLADEASLKKAKTLAQAAADGGSGEAMLQMYELTQDIEWLKKSAEANFQEGQYILALRYDKDTTLISDAVVRHAAVNDLLKKAADAGFPKAMLWYSNRRPGSNDKAAKRQWLEKRVQLSDVNAVLDYGYALAFDYTDEEDANEYGYEQDLVKGYGLIWLVIDSTRDFLQLDTAISNLAQIGGGMTAAQIESATTFAQEWKRTHGALSEYRLTYNDAR, from the coding sequence ATGTATACCCATCCCGATGCACTGACGATGCTGTTCGGTTTTCTCGAAAACCTGACTTTATTGATCAAATCCGTGCAACAGCAGCAGGAAATCGCAAAAAAAAGAGGAATGGAACTGTACAACCTGGGCGAGTTCACCCATGCGGAAGCTTATTTGAAGGTTCCGGCCTGTGCCGGTGATGCTACGGCGCAGTTTGCCTTGGGCGAAGTGTTCAGGCGACAGGACAAAGCTGTGAGCGAAGAAGCAAAAAAATGGTACCGGCTCGCCGCCGCCCAGGATCATGTTTACGCCTTGATGCGGCTGGCAGACGAGGCCTCCCTGAAGAAAGCCAAAACGCTGGCTCAGGCAGCAGCCGATGGAGGCAGCGGCGAAGCAATGCTTCAGATGTATGAACTGACCCAGGATATTGAATGGCTGAAAAAATCCGCCGAGGCGAACTTTCAAGAAGGGCAATACATCCTGGCACTGCGGTATGACAAGGATACAACGCTTATTTCGGACGCAGTCGTTCGTCATGCGGCCGTTAATGATCTGCTTAAAAAGGCCGCCGATGCCGGATTCCCTAAAGCCATGCTCTGGTATAGCAATCGCAGACCAGGCAGCAATGATAAAGCTGCAAAGCGCCAATGGCTGGAAAAAAGGGTGCAGCTCAGCGACGTCAATGCGGTACTCGATTATGGGTACGCGCTCGCCTTTGACTACACAGACGAGGAAGACGCCAATGAATACGGATATGAACAAGACCTTGTGAAAGGTTATGGGTTGATCTGGCTGGTGATTGACAGCACTCGTGACTTTCTCCAACTCGATACCGCGATCAGTAATCTTGCGCAAATAGGTGGCGGCATGACCGCAGCACAAATCGAGTCAGCCACGACCTTCGCACAGGAGTGGAAGCGCACTCATGGTGCCCTGTCCGAATACCGACTGACCTATAACGATGCTCGCTAA
- the dsbD gene encoding protein-disulfide reductase DsbD, with protein sequence MRVFFLLVFGLFASLAQAQAGNNPFESKPDFLPVGKAFIFTSERLESGETQLYWQITDGYYLYQKRLKFEGLTPEQHPVLPEGESHSDEFFGEQEVYRQGLELKVPAGVTGLIKVGFQGCADAGLCYPPQTQVVDLGATSTVAATDEAPDQALASDLQQRALGWSLLVFFGLGLLLAFTPCSLPMLPILAGLIVGSGAAPKRGFALAGSYVVSMALVYAAMGVLAALLGANLQALLQNPWLLGSFAAVFVLLALPMFGFFELQLPVAVRDRLENVSRNQRGGSLVGAGVLGALSGLLVGPCMTAPLAGALLYIAQSGNALHGGLILFAMGIGIGVPLLLLVTVGNRFLPKPGAWMNLLKGVFGFLFLATALLMLRPVLDESLWIGLCGALLLIAAFSAWKQSQGFGRIAHLFGASSLLLGIWGSLLLIGAAGGSGDLLKPLQIYSAAASGNTTRPSGHEAFTTINSPQALQQELDAAKAQGQWVLLDYYADWCVSCKVMEKTVFGKANVMQALSDVRLLRLDVTADNAASRELLGRYKVPGPPSFVWIGADGEERRSQRITGEVDADTFLQRWTTTRDAR encoded by the coding sequence ATGCGTGTTTTTTTCCTGCTTGTTTTTGGATTGTTTGCCAGCCTCGCTCAGGCACAGGCTGGCAACAATCCATTTGAATCCAAACCCGACTTCCTTCCCGTTGGCAAAGCCTTCATCTTCACGTCCGAACGCCTTGAGTCGGGCGAAACACAACTCTATTGGCAAATCACCGACGGCTATTACCTGTATCAGAAACGTCTGAAGTTCGAGGGATTGACCCCGGAGCAGCATCCTGTATTACCGGAAGGCGAATCCCACAGTGACGAGTTCTTTGGTGAACAAGAGGTTTATCGCCAGGGCCTTGAACTGAAGGTTCCAGCAGGCGTGACCGGGCTGATCAAGGTCGGCTTCCAGGGCTGCGCCGATGCTGGCTTATGTTATCCGCCGCAAACCCAGGTCGTGGATCTGGGCGCAACATCGACGGTCGCTGCGACCGACGAGGCGCCGGATCAAGCCCTGGCCAGTGACCTGCAACAACGGGCACTGGGCTGGAGCTTGCTGGTGTTCTTTGGCTTGGGCCTGCTGCTGGCGTTCACGCCTTGTTCGTTGCCGATGCTACCGATCCTGGCCGGTTTGATCGTCGGCAGTGGTGCCGCGCCCAAACGCGGGTTTGCCCTGGCGGGCAGCTACGTTGTCAGCATGGCGCTGGTGTATGCCGCGATGGGCGTGTTGGCCGCGCTGCTCGGTGCGAACCTTCAGGCGTTGTTGCAGAACCCATGGCTGCTGGGCAGCTTCGCGGCGGTGTTCGTGCTGTTGGCATTGCCAATGTTCGGCTTCTTCGAGTTGCAACTGCCGGTGGCCGTGCGCGATCGACTGGAAAACGTCTCGCGCAATCAGCGCGGGGGCAGCCTGGTCGGCGCCGGCGTGCTGGGGGCCTTGTCCGGTTTGCTGGTTGGCCCGTGCATGACCGCGCCATTGGCCGGCGCCCTGCTTTATATCGCGCAAAGCGGCAACGCCTTGCATGGCGGGTTGATTCTGTTTGCCATGGGCATCGGCATCGGTGTGCCGCTGCTGTTGCTGGTGACGGTGGGCAATCGCTTCCTGCCCAAACCCGGTGCCTGGATGAACCTGCTCAAAGGCGTGTTCGGTTTCCTGTTCCTGGCGACGGCTTTGCTGATGTTGCGCCCGGTGCTGGATGAGTCGTTGTGGATCGGCCTGTGCGGTGCCTTGCTGCTGATCGCCGCGTTCAGTGCCTGGAAACAATCGCAGGGTTTTGGCCGCATTGCCCACCTGTTTGGCGCCAGCTCGCTGCTGCTCGGGATCTGGGGCAGCCTGCTGCTGATCGGTGCCGCCGGCGGCAGTGGTGATCTGCTGAAACCGTTGCAGATCTACAGCGCCGCAGCTTCCGGCAATACCACTCGCCCAAGCGGTCACGAGGCGTTCACCACGATCAACAGTCCACAAGCGCTGCAACAGGAACTGGACGCCGCCAAGGCCCAGGGCCAATGGGTGTTGCTGGACTACTACGCAGACTGGTGCGTGTCGTGCAAAGTCATGGAAAAAACGGTCTTCGGCAAAGCCAACGTGATGCAAGCCTTGAGTGATGTGCGCTTGCTACGGCTGGACGTGACGGCCGACAATGCCGCCAGCCGCGAACTGCTCGGCCGTTATAAAGTGCCGGGGCCACCGAGTTTCGTGTGGATCGGCGCCGACGGTGAAGAACGCCGCAGCCAGCGCATCACCGGTGAGGTGGATGCCGACACATTCCTGCAACGCTGGACCACCACCCGAGACGCTCGTTAA
- a CDS encoding TlpA disulfide reductase family protein, producing MLTFTLGTFAIALNHLLLISALALATFVGWRVAKRGGENPESVLFSLFLLGLLAARISFVVAYWAQYRNDPWQIIDLRDGGFLAWPGVLVLLLAALYRSWRRPGLRRPLGFGVASGLAFWLLATFSLSIYEQGTRLPEITLRNAAGETVQLADYKGGPLVINLWATWCPPCRREMPVLENAQQQRPDLTFLFVNQAESMQSVSTFLETQGLSLTNVLFDGSGRLGQAVGSMALPTTLFYSPDGRLLGSHLGELSDASLARALENFDSPLPATSATPSRKLPCPASATC from the coding sequence ATGCTGACCTTTACCCTCGGCACTTTTGCCATCGCGCTTAACCATTTGCTGCTGATCAGTGCGTTGGCGTTGGCGACCTTTGTCGGCTGGCGAGTGGCCAAGCGCGGCGGCGAAAATCCGGAGTCGGTGCTGTTCAGCCTGTTCTTGCTCGGTCTGTTGGCAGCCCGAATCAGTTTCGTGGTCGCCTATTGGGCGCAATATCGCAACGATCCGTGGCAGATCATCGACCTGCGTGATGGTGGTTTCCTCGCCTGGCCCGGGGTCTTGGTGCTGTTACTCGCGGCGTTGTATCGCAGTTGGCGACGCCCGGGCCTGCGCCGTCCGCTGGGCTTTGGCGTGGCCAGCGGCCTGGCGTTCTGGCTGCTGGCGACCTTCTCCCTGAGCATTTACGAACAAGGCACCCGCCTGCCGGAAATCACTCTGCGCAATGCCGCCGGCGAAACCGTGCAACTGGCGGACTATAAGGGCGGCCCGTTGGTCATCAACCTGTGGGCCACTTGGTGTCCGCCCTGCCGTCGGGAAATGCCGGTGCTGGAAAATGCCCAGCAGCAGCGCCCGGACCTGACCTTTCTGTTCGTCAATCAGGCCGAAAGCATGCAAAGCGTCAGTACGTTCCTCGAGACCCAGGGCCTGAGCCTGACCAACGTGCTGTTCGATGGCAGCGGTCGATTGGGCCAGGCCGTGGGCTCCATGGCATTGCCGACGACGCTGTTCTATAGCCCGGACGGTCGCTTGCTGGGCAGCCATTTGGGCGAACTGTCGGATGCCAGCCTGGCCCGAGCCCTGGAAAATTTCGACTCCCCTCTTCCTGCCACCTCGGCCACCCCTTCAAGGAAATTGCCATGCCCCGCCTCCGCCACCTGCTGA
- the dsbG gene encoding thiol:disulfide interchange protein DsbG, which yields MPRLRHLLTLTLGAALLHLPSVQAAEELPDAIKKIEAKGAKIVGQFDAPDGLRGYAAQYQNRGMALYLTPDGKHVLLGNLYDAEGNDLSNAPLQKLVYAPMAKEIWGKMEASNWIGDGAKDAPRVVYLFSDPNCPYCNMFWEQARPWVKAGKVQLRHIMVGIIREDSPGKSAALLAAKDPSKALEEHEKSGKGSSLKALKDVPPAIQAKLAANMQLMEDLELQATPAIFYMDDKGELQQQQGAPSPDKLAKILGPK from the coding sequence ATGCCCCGCCTCCGCCACCTGCTGACGCTGACCCTCGGTGCCGCGCTTCTGCACCTGCCGTCAGTGCAGGCCGCCGAAGAATTGCCTGACGCAATCAAGAAAATCGAAGCCAAAGGCGCCAAAATCGTCGGCCAGTTCGATGCGCCCGATGGTCTGCGTGGTTACGCGGCGCAATACCAGAACCGTGGCATGGCGCTGTACCTGACCCCGGATGGCAAACACGTTCTGCTGGGCAATTTGTACGACGCCGAAGGCAATGACCTGAGCAACGCTCCGTTGCAGAAGTTGGTCTACGCACCGATGGCCAAGGAAATCTGGGGGAAAATGGAAGCCAGCAACTGGATCGGTGACGGCGCCAAGGATGCACCGCGTGTCGTCTACCTGTTCAGCGATCCGAACTGCCCTTACTGCAACATGTTCTGGGAACAGGCGCGGCCGTGGGTCAAGGCCGGCAAGGTGCAATTGCGCCATATCATGGTCGGGATCATTCGCGAAGACAGCCCGGGCAAGTCCGCCGCGCTGCTCGCCGCCAAGGACCCGAGCAAGGCGCTGGAAGAGCACGAAAAGTCTGGCAAAGGCAGTTCGCTCAAAGCCCTGAAAGATGTACCGCCAGCGATTCAGGCCAAGCTCGCGGCCAATATGCAGTTGATGGAAGACCTGGAGCTACAGGCCACTCCGGCGATTTTCTATATGGATGACAAGGGCGAGTTGCAACAACAGCAAGGTGCGCCGTCGCCGGACAAATTGGCTAAGATTCTCGGGCCGAAGTAA
- a CDS encoding alpha/beta fold hydrolase — protein sequence MPFATVDGQPLHYIDQGNGPAVLLAGSYLWDQAMWAPQIAALSQHYRVIALDLWGHGESGPLPEGTKSLDDIARQALALLDHLNIERVTLVGLSVGGMWGVRLALSAPQRINGLVLMDTYVGVEPEPTRQYYFSLFKQIEDTGVIAPQLLDIVVPIFFRPGIDPQSALYQEFRAKLAALSPERLLRSIVPMGRITFGRDDLLPRLGELNAENTLVMCGDHDKPRPPSETKEMAELIGCPYELVPEAGHISNLENPQFVTEVLLKFLAERT from the coding sequence ATGCCTTTCGCCACGGTTGACGGACAACCCCTTCACTACATCGATCAAGGCAACGGCCCGGCCGTTCTGCTGGCCGGCAGTTACCTGTGGGACCAGGCCATGTGGGCTCCGCAGATTGCTGCCTTGTCGCAGCACTATCGGGTGATTGCCCTGGACCTGTGGGGCCACGGTGAATCCGGTCCTCTTCCCGAAGGCACGAAGTCACTGGATGACATTGCGCGTCAGGCCTTGGCGTTGCTCGATCATCTGAATATCGAGCGTGTCACGTTGGTCGGCCTGTCGGTCGGTGGCATGTGGGGCGTGCGTCTGGCGCTCTCGGCGCCACAGCGAATCAACGGCCTGGTGCTGATGGACACCTATGTTGGTGTCGAACCGGAACCGACTCGCCAATACTACTTCTCGCTGTTCAAACAGATCGAAGACACCGGCGTGATAGCCCCGCAACTGCTCGATATCGTGGTGCCGATTTTCTTCCGTCCAGGGATCGATCCGCAGTCGGCGCTGTATCAGGAATTTCGCGCAAAACTGGCGGCGTTATCGCCGGAGCGGCTACTTAGAAGCATCGTGCCGATGGGGCGGATTACGTTTGGACGCGATGATCTTTTGCCGCGTCTGGGCGAGCTGAATGCCGAGAACACGCTGGTGATGTGCGGTGATCACGACAAACCGCGGCCACCGAGTGAAACGAAGGAAATGGCCGAGTTGATCGGTTGTCCTTATGAACTGGTGCCGGAGGCGGGGCATATCTCCAATCTGGAGAATCCGCAGTTTGTGACTGAGGTGTTGTTGAAGTTTTTAGCTGAAAGAACTTAG
- a CDS encoding RNA polymerase factor sigma-70 → MTEQVSTSTCDSPLLQAFVDNRLILVKIAARITGCRFRAEDVVQDAFFRLQSAPQITSSFKAQLSYLFQIVRNLAIDHYRKQALEQKYSGPEEEGLNVVIQGASPETSHINFSTLEHIADALTELPSRTRYAFEMYRLHGVPQKDIAKELGVSPTLVNFMIRDALVHCRKVSGNRTDTFARH, encoded by the coding sequence ATGACGGAACAAGTATCCACAAGCACGTGCGATTCACCGCTACTTCAGGCTTTCGTCGACAATCGACTGATTCTGGTCAAAATTGCAGCGCGCATCACGGGCTGCCGATTCCGCGCCGAAGACGTCGTGCAGGATGCGTTTTTCCGGCTGCAATCAGCGCCGCAGATCACATCATCCTTTAAGGCTCAGCTCAGTTATCTGTTCCAGATCGTGCGCAACCTGGCGATCGATCACTACCGCAAACAGGCGCTGGAGCAGAAGTATTCAGGCCCGGAAGAAGAAGGTCTGAACGTGGTGATCCAGGGCGCTTCGCCAGAAACTTCGCACATCAATTTCTCGACGCTGGAACATATTGCCGATGCGCTGACGGAGCTGCCCAGCCGCACCCGCTACGCCTTCGAGATGTACCGCCTGCACGGCGTGCCGCAAAAAGACATCGCCAAGGAGCTTGGCGTATCGCCGACTCTGGTGAACTTCATGATTCGCGATGCGCTGGTGCACTGCCGCAAGGTGTCCGGTAATCGCACGGATACCTTTGCCCGTCACTGA
- a CDS encoding substrate-binding periplasmic protein: protein MSSPIRMASRLLLASLAALWVLPSQAAQLVRVGAAHFPPYTVRPESGADTGLLPQLVEALNGLQSDYQFVLVPTSIPRRFGDFKQGRVDMAIFENPDWGWKDIPHTSVDMGLEDAEIFVAQREPDRQQNYFADLTGKRLALFSGYHYEFANFNAEPKFLAQNYNATLTYSHDSNLLMVLRGRADIALVTRSYLSDYLLRNEKVADQLLVSQRIDQVYHHYAILRPAGPISGEAFGKLLQRLRDNGQMLKIFDPYKIAVVPVPGS from the coding sequence ATGTCTTCGCCAATCAGGATGGCCTCGCGGCTTTTGCTGGCATCGCTTGCAGCGTTGTGGGTATTGCCGTCCCAGGCTGCGCAATTGGTGCGGGTCGGTGCCGCACATTTTCCGCCCTATACCGTTCGCCCCGAATCCGGTGCCGACACGGGCCTGCTCCCGCAATTGGTGGAAGCCTTGAATGGGTTGCAGAGCGACTATCAGTTCGTCCTGGTGCCCACCTCGATTCCCCGGCGATTCGGCGATTTCAAGCAAGGCCGGGTCGACATGGCGATTTTCGAGAACCCGGACTGGGGCTGGAAGGACATTCCCCACACCAGCGTCGACATGGGGCTTGAAGACGCTGAGATTTTTGTCGCGCAACGTGAGCCCGATCGCCAGCAAAACTATTTTGCCGATCTCACCGGCAAACGTCTGGCGCTGTTCAGCGGGTATCACTACGAGTTCGCCAACTTCAACGCCGAACCGAAATTTCTCGCGCAAAACTACAACGCCACGCTGACCTATTCCCATGACAGCAACCTGCTGATGGTGCTGCGCGGGCGGGCGGACATTGCCCTGGTGACGCGCTCTTACCTGAGCGATTACCTGCTGCGCAACGAGAAAGTTGCCGACCAGTTGCTGGTGTCCCAGCGCATCGATCAGGTGTATCACCACTACGCCATCCTCCGCCCGGCCGGGCCCATCAGTGGCGAAGCATTCGGCAAATTACTGCAAAGGTTGCGGGACAATGGCCAGATGTTGAAGATTTTCGATCCATACAAGATCGCTGTGGTGCCGGTTCCAGGAAGCTGA
- a CDS encoding TetR/AcrR family transcriptional regulator: MDEQKALRVMRELVDSGQLTDPDSARGKLLQVAAHLFRNKGFERTTVRDLAGAVGIQSGSIFHHFKSKDEILRAVMEETIRYNTALMRAALAEASNVRERVLALIRCELQSIMGGSGEAMAVLVYEWRSLSEDGQAQVLALRDIYEALWLQVLGEAKDAGFIRGDVFITRRFLTGALSWTTTWFRADGSMSLDQLADEALILVLEEKQ, translated from the coding sequence GTGGACGAGCAAAAAGCCCTGAGGGTCATGCGCGAATTGGTCGACAGCGGCCAATTGACCGACCCGGACAGCGCCCGCGGCAAACTGCTGCAAGTGGCGGCTCACCTGTTTCGCAACAAAGGCTTTGAACGCACCACTGTGCGCGATCTGGCCGGCGCCGTGGGTATTCAGTCGGGCAGCATTTTTCATCACTTCAAAAGCAAGGACGAAATCCTGCGGGCGGTGATGGAGGAGACTATCCGCTACAACACCGCGTTGATGCGCGCAGCCCTGGCTGAGGCCAGCAACGTGCGCGAACGGGTATTGGCGCTGATTCGCTGCGAATTGCAGTCGATCATGGGCGGCAGTGGCGAGGCGATGGCGGTGTTGGTGTATGAATGGCGTTCGCTATCCGAAGACGGGCAAGCGCAAGTGCTGGCCTTGCGTGACATCTATGAAGCGCTTTGGCTGCAGGTGCTGGGTGAAGCCAAGGATGCCGGTTTTATCCGCGGTGATGTGTTCATCACGCGTCGCTTCCTGACGGGTGCATTGTCCTGGACCACCACCTGGTTTCGTGCCGACGGCAGCATGAGCCTCGATCAATTGGCCGATGAAGCACTGATTCTTGTACTCGAAGAAAAACAATAA